In the genome of Juglans microcarpa x Juglans regia isolate MS1-56 chromosome 6S, Jm3101_v1.0, whole genome shotgun sequence, the window GCGGGCAAAGGCCATTAGGAGAATGAGGAATCAAAAAAGCTGCACCACGATGTACGTAGCTTGATGGATAAATATGAGAAGGTGGCCAAAAAGATAGGAACGTCCTCTTCGGCCGATCAGTTGCTGTCCAGCACAAATCTATAATTTTCTGCAAAAATTATGACGATGCCTCTGCCCGCAAAGTTTAAACTCTCGTCGATAAACCTGTATAATGACTCAAAAGATCCCATGGAGCACTTTGACACTTTCAAAACGCATATGACGCTTCACGGATTCTCGGGAGAAATTGCGTGAAGAGCTTTCCCTTTGACTCTAAAGGGATCGGCAAGATGATGGTTTGGTGCACTACAACcaaattttatagaaagttTTGAGGAACTGGGCCTGCAGTTCTTGACCCAGTTCATGGCGAGTAGAAGGCGCATGAGGCTCACTGCATACTTATTAACTGTCAAACAGCGAGaggatgaaagtttgaaagcaTATTTAACACgcttcaataaagagaaaatgacAGCTGATAATCAAGATGAGAAAATCATGCTAGCAGCGTTACTAGGAGGTATTTGGCCAAGGAGCCCTTTTGTGGCTGAGCTGGCCAAAAAAACTCCTTCCACTTTACGAGAGTACATCGACATGgctgatgattttgttaatattGAAGACACTCTGATCACCTTGACCACCCAACCAGAAAGAATGAGTGAATGGGAACTGAAAGGAGGACAGAGAAAAGACTGAGATGGAGGTCAAAAGGCGAAAAGAGGCCAACAGGTGTTAAGGCGggataataatttaaaaaggcATAATGGCAATTATATGCACTACTCTgacaaaacaaaggaagaagaaccAATCAACGATAACGAGCGACAGACCAAGAAGTACTATATTTATCACAAAACAAGGGGGACACAGAACCGAGGACTGCTACAACTTGAAACGAAAAGTAGAAGAGATGAGGGGCAGTGGTGAGTTGGAACATTTGATCGCCCAGAACATCACCCCCCCCCCACGGCGTACgaatgaatgaaaaattaaGCACAAAAAAGAAGGAGTAAGAGCCCTAGGCAATGAGAATCACCAAGAAGGGAAATGAGGTCAAATGAACCTCGTGACCGAAGAACAAGAGCGGATGAAAATCGGAGAAATCCACCTTTGGGCGAGATACACACGATTGCTCCGAATATGCAAGAAGTGACCCAACTTCCTCAAGAAGAAAAGCCTATACAAGATGGGCAAGATATGAAGAAGTCTATAATATAGAGAGACCCATCAAACAGCCCTGAGTACAGGTGTCACCCACAATATCTTTTGGCGACAAGGATTGTCGAGGGGTTGTAGATCCCCATGATGATGCTTTAGTGGTAACAATACTTGTGGCAAATTTGACCACCAGGAGGATATTAATTGAAAATGGAAGTTCGTCATATATCTTATTCTGGGACGCTTTCAGTAAAATGGGAATTGGCAAAGATCAGTT includes:
- the LOC121236611 gene encoding uncharacterized protein LOC121236611; the encoded protein is MASRRRMRLTAYLLTVKQREDESLKAYLTRFNKEKMTADNQDEKIMLAALLGGIWPRSPFVAELAKKTPSTLREYIDMADDFVNIEDTLITLTTQPERMSEWELKGGQRKD